In Actinomyces radicidentis, one genomic interval encodes:
- a CDS encoding ornithine cyclodeaminase, with amino-acid sequence MRFVDVPHMVSWINESGPENVIAGMIDVMEKDFRRWDAFELRPRIASHSRDGVIELMPTSDGETYGFKFVNGHPSNPVRGFQTVTAFGVLADVHNGYPRMIAEMTLLTALRTAATSGMVTRLLARKDAKRLAVIGAGSQSEFQVLANRAVRPIETVTAYDVDRAASEKLQRNLARYGIDVRIADSASEAVRDADIITTCTADKRNAIVLTKEDIRPGVHINAIGGDCPGKTELDAEILDMGPVFTEHTPQTRIEGEIQAKDADYPVIELWEVLSGLKPGRESDEQVTIYDGVGFAIEDFVGLTYLDGVLTAPGGERFYDDVDLIAAPEDPKDLFALLG; translated from the coding sequence GAAGGACTTCCGACGCTGGGACGCCTTCGAGCTCCGCCCGCGGATCGCCTCCCACTCCCGCGACGGCGTCATCGAGCTCATGCCCACCTCCGACGGCGAGACCTACGGCTTCAAGTTCGTCAACGGGCACCCCTCCAACCCCGTCCGCGGCTTCCAGACCGTCACCGCCTTCGGCGTCCTCGCCGACGTCCACAACGGCTACCCGCGCATGATCGCCGAGATGACGCTCCTCACCGCCCTGCGCACGGCCGCCACCTCCGGCATGGTGACCCGCCTCCTGGCCCGCAAGGACGCGAAGCGCCTCGCCGTCATCGGCGCCGGCTCCCAGAGCGAGTTCCAGGTCCTCGCCAACCGCGCCGTCCGCCCCATCGAGACCGTCACCGCCTACGACGTCGACCGCGCCGCCTCCGAGAAGCTCCAGCGCAACCTCGCCCGCTACGGCATCGACGTGCGCATCGCCGACTCCGCCTCCGAGGCCGTCCGCGACGCCGACATCATCACCACCTGCACCGCCGACAAGCGAAACGCCATCGTCCTCACCAAGGAGGACATCCGCCCCGGCGTCCACATCAACGCCATCGGCGGCGACTGCCCCGGCAAGACCGAGCTCGACGCCGAGATCCTCGACATGGGACCCGTCTTCACCGAGCACACCCCTCAGACGCGTATCGAGGGCGAGATCCAGGCCAAGGACGCCGACTACCCCGTCATCGAGCTCTGGGAGGTCCTCTCCGGTCTCAAGCCCGGCCGCGAGAGCGACGAGCAGGTCACCATCTACGACGGCGTCGGCTTCGCCATCGAGGACTTCGTGGGCCTGACCTACCTCGACGGCGTCCTCACCGCCCCTGGCGGCGAGCGGTTCTACGACGACGTCGACCTCATCGCCGCCCCCGAGGACCCGAAGGACCTCTTCGCGCTCCTCGGCTGA
- a CDS encoding alpha-amylase family protein, with product MSADAAIQTPEPDSSRTAVRVPEPDWVRHAIVWHVMPLGAVGAPALRPEGDPDDASTPAGAIAGEHRLRRLIAWLDRLVDLGCNVLLLGPVFDSMSHGYDTLDYHRVDPRLGTNDDLTDLIAAAHEKGVRVVLDGVFNHTGLDYPAFAGLASTGPDSPEAAMYRLTWADDAAGWTPGTAPADYARFEGQDWLPELDHGSDAVAELVTEVMTTWCERGVDGWRLDAAYAVDPGFWTRVLPRVRERFPEVYVLGEVIHGDYAAIVRASGMNAVTQYELWQSVWHSLAEANFYELDWTLQRGAELLDTFIPYTFVGNHDTSRIASQVGDPRLAGHALALLMTLPGTPAIYYGDEEGWQAVKEERLGGDDAIRPELPASPAELGDAGAGARHLHQELIALRRRLPWLHDASYETLHLDNTVMALRVREREGAAWDVPEGTPREVVLVLSLEETEVWLPSAGHHEVLSAAHDLPHPRPERDGVVLPPLGWAVLG from the coding sequence ATGAGTGCCGACGCCGCCATCCAGACCCCCGAACCGGACAGCAGCCGGACGGCGGTGAGGGTCCCCGAGCCGGACTGGGTGCGCCACGCCATCGTCTGGCACGTCATGCCGCTCGGCGCCGTCGGCGCGCCGGCGCTGCGGCCGGAGGGAGACCCCGACGACGCGTCGACGCCGGCCGGCGCGATCGCCGGCGAGCACCGCCTGCGCCGCCTCATCGCCTGGCTGGACCGGCTCGTCGACCTGGGCTGCAACGTCCTCCTCCTCGGCCCGGTCTTCGACTCCATGTCCCACGGCTACGACACGCTCGACTACCACCGCGTCGACCCGCGCCTCGGCACGAACGACGACCTCACCGACCTCATCGCGGCCGCCCACGAGAAGGGCGTGCGCGTCGTCCTCGACGGCGTCTTCAACCACACGGGCCTCGACTACCCGGCCTTCGCCGGTCTCGCCAGTACGGGCCCGGACTCCCCCGAGGCCGCCATGTACCGCCTCACCTGGGCCGACGACGCCGCGGGCTGGACGCCCGGGACCGCCCCGGCCGACTACGCGCGCTTCGAGGGTCAGGACTGGCTGCCCGAGCTCGACCACGGCTCCGACGCCGTCGCCGAGCTCGTCACCGAGGTCATGACCACCTGGTGCGAGCGGGGCGTGGACGGGTGGCGCCTCGACGCCGCCTACGCCGTCGACCCCGGCTTCTGGACGCGGGTCCTGCCCCGCGTGCGCGAGCGCTTCCCCGAGGTCTACGTGCTCGGCGAGGTCATCCACGGCGACTACGCCGCGATCGTGCGCGCCTCCGGGATGAACGCCGTGACCCAGTACGAGCTGTGGCAGTCGGTGTGGCACTCGCTCGCGGAGGCCAACTTCTACGAGCTCGACTGGACGCTGCAGCGCGGCGCCGAGCTGCTGGACACCTTCATCCCGTACACCTTCGTCGGGAACCATGACACGTCCCGCATCGCCTCGCAGGTGGGCGACCCGCGCCTGGCCGGGCACGCCCTCGCGCTCCTCATGACGCTGCCGGGCACACCGGCGATCTACTACGGCGATGAGGAGGGCTGGCAGGCGGTCAAGGAGGAGCGGCTCGGCGGCGACGACGCGATCCGCCCCGAGCTCCCGGCGAGCCCCGCGGAGCTCGGCGACGCCGGCGCGGGGGCGCGCCACCTGCACCAGGAGCTCATCGCGCTGCGGCGCCGACTGCCGTGGCTCCACGACGCCTCCTACGAGACGCTGCACCTCGACAACACGGTCATGGCGCTGCGGGTCCGCGAGCGCGAGGGCGCCGCCTGGGACGTCCCGGAGGGGACCCCGCGCGAGGTGGTGCTGGTGCTGAGCCTGGAGGAGACGGAGGTCTGGCTGCCGAGCGCCGGGCACCACGAGGTGCTCTCCGCGGCGCACGACCTGCCGCACCCGCGCCCCGAGCGCGACGGCGTCGTCCTGCCTCCGCTCGGCTGGGCCGTCCTGGGCTGA
- a CDS encoding SDR family NAD(P)-dependent oxidoreductase: MTPTTDAAQSASSAPSSHGVARRAVVTGASTGIGAATVRLLRAHGWEVVATARRAERLEDLAEKTGAAWVAADLQEQDDVDRLASEVLAAGPVDAVVNVAGGALGTDPVAEGEVEEWATMYDRNVLATLRVTQAFLPGLRERGGDVLLLTSTAAHDTYPGGGGYVAAKHGERIIANTLRVELVGEPVRVIEIAPGMVETEEFSLNRFHGDQAKADAVYEGVENPLTAEDVADCVVWTLERPSHVNIDSLIVRPRAQASNTVVARD; the protein is encoded by the coding sequence ATGACTCCGACTACTGATGCCGCACAGTCCGCCTCCTCCGCCCCGTCCTCCCACGGCGTCGCCCGCCGCGCCGTCGTCACCGGCGCCTCCACCGGCATCGGCGCTGCCACCGTCCGCCTCCTGCGCGCCCACGGCTGGGAGGTCGTCGCCACCGCGCGGCGCGCCGAGCGCCTCGAGGACCTTGCGGAGAAGACCGGCGCCGCGTGGGTCGCCGCGGACCTGCAGGAGCAGGACGACGTCGACCGCCTCGCCTCCGAGGTCCTGGCCGCCGGCCCCGTCGACGCGGTCGTCAACGTCGCCGGCGGGGCGCTCGGCACCGACCCGGTCGCCGAGGGCGAGGTCGAGGAGTGGGCCACCATGTACGACCGCAACGTGCTCGCCACGCTGCGCGTCACCCAGGCCTTCCTGCCGGGCCTGCGCGAGCGCGGGGGAGACGTCCTCCTCCTCACCTCCACCGCCGCCCACGACACCTACCCGGGCGGGGGCGGCTACGTCGCCGCCAAGCACGGCGAGCGCATCATCGCCAACACCCTGCGCGTCGAGCTCGTCGGCGAGCCGGTCCGCGTCATCGAGATCGCGCCGGGCATGGTGGAGACCGAGGAGTTCTCCCTCAACCGCTTCCACGGCGACCAGGCCAAGGCGGACGCGGTCTACGAGGGCGTCGAGAACCCGCTCACCGCCGAGGACGTCGCCGACTGCGTCGTGTGGACCCTCGAGCGCCCGAGCCACGTCAACATCGACTCCCTCATCGTGCGCCCGCGCGCTCAGGCCTCGAACACGGTCGTCGCGCGCGACTGA